The following are from one region of the Bacteroidia bacterium genome:
- a CDS encoding IS630 family transposase (programmed frameshift): MIRYTIKLTKEEVEELQAIINKGSHTSQTFRTAYILLNCDEGEYSDKVTNEQISKVLKVGMRTIDRVKKKFIEEGFEQVLERRQTSRKYEIKIDGEVEAKLVALCCSEPPKGFAKWSLRLLADKMVELNYVDSISYVSVGECFKKNELKPWKVKGWVIPPEKSSEFVAHMENVLDVYKRPYNEENPVVCMDESPKQLIESKNNSPMTPGYEKREDYEYTRHGVVNIFMANEPLKSKRLVEVTQTKTKKDWAMFVKRIADEMYPEAKKITLVMDNFKTHSPSALYEMFEPQEAKRIWDRFEFVYTPKHGSWLNMAEIELHVLNHQCLNRHIAKIENIVSEVEAWQQHRNNKNGKINWQFTTNDARQKLRRLYPLIYD; encoded by the exons ATGATACGATACACGATTAAATTGACAAAGGAAGAAGTAGAGGAACTTCAGGCAATCATTAATAAAGGAAGCCATACTTCACAAACATTCCGTACTGCTTATATTCTGTTAAACTGCGATGAAGGCGAATATTCTGACAAAGTAACCAATGAACAGATTAGTAAAGTACTGAAAGTAGGGATGCGAACCATAGACAGAGTTAAGAAAAAATTTATTGAAGAGGGTTTCGAGCAAGTGCTGGAACGCAGACAGACAAGCCGAAAATATGAAATAAAGATAGACGGCGAGGTGGAAGCTAAATTGGTTGCACTATGCTGTAGCGAGCCACCCAAAGGATTTGCAAAATGGTCTTTGCGATTGTTAGCAGATAAGATGGTAGAGCTGAATTACGTGGACAGCATATCTTATGTTTCGGTTG GGGAATGTTTTAAAAAAAATGAACTTAAGCCTTGGAAAGTAAAAGGTTGGGTAATTCCACCGGAAAAAAGTAGTGAGTTTGTAGCACATATGGAAAATGTATTGGATGTTTATAAAAGACCTTACAATGAAGAAAACCCCGTTGTTTGCATGGATGAGTCACCAAAGCAATTGATAGAAAGCAAGAACAATTCTCCCATGACTCCGGGTTATGAAAAGCGGGAAGATTATGAATACACCAGACATGGTGTTGTCAATATATTTATGGCAAACGAGCCATTGAAAAGCAAACGTTTGGTTGAAGTAACGCAGACAAAAACCAAAAAAGATTGGGCAATGTTTGTAAAAAGAATAGCTGATGAAATGTATCCGGAAGCGAAGAAGATAACTTTGGTAATGGATAATTTTAAAACCCATTCCCCATCGGCATTATATGAAATGTTTGAACCGCAGGAAGCAAAACGAATTTGGGACAGGTTTGAATTTGTATATACTCCTAAACACGGAAGTTGGCTAAATATGGCAGAAATAGAATTACACGTTCTAAACCATCAATGTTTGAATAGGCATATCGCAAAAATAGAAAATATTGTCAGCGAAGTAGAGGCTTGGCAACAACACAGAAACAACAAAAATGGTAAAATCAATTGGCAATTTACAACAAACGATGCAAGGCAAAAACTCAGAAGACTTTATCCGTTAATTTACGATTAA
- a CDS encoding threonylcarbamoyl-AMP synthase → MLLPIHPKNPPERLLQKVVDCLRKDGVIIYPTDTVYGLGCDIYSKKGIERICKIKNISPEKSNFSCICESVSIISDYAVQVSTSIYKMMKRTLPGPYTYVLRASKKIPRHFQSERKTVGIRVVDNHIVTDLVRLLGNPMLTTSLREDDNILEYLTDPELIHEKYKSIVDMVIDGGQGGIIPSTLVDCSFEDDTFEVIREGAGSLELLY, encoded by the coding sequence ATGCTTTTGCCGATACATCCTAAAAATCCACCGGAGAGGCTGCTCCAAAAAGTGGTGGATTGTTTACGTAAAGACGGAGTTATCATTTACCCTACCGATACCGTTTATGGGCTTGGCTGCGATATTTATTCCAAAAAAGGTATTGAGCGGATTTGTAAAATCAAGAATATCTCGCCGGAAAAGTCCAACTTCTCTTGTATCTGCGAAAGCGTTTCTATCATTTCTGATTATGCTGTTCAGGTTTCTACGTCTATCTATAAAATGATGAAGCGTACCTTACCCGGCCCCTATACCTATGTTTTAAGAGCTTCTAAAAAAATCCCCCGCCATTTTCAGTCCGAACGAAAAACTGTCGGAATCCGCGTGGTCGATAATCATATTGTAACCGATTTAGTCCGGCTACTTGGTAACCCAATGCTAACCACATCTTTACGGGAAGATGATAATATTTTGGAATACCTTACCGACCCAGAATTGATTCACGAAAAATATAAATCCATAGTAGATATGGTGATTGACGGAGGCCAGGGAGGAATTATCCCTTCCACATTGGTAGATTGCAGTTTTGAAGATGACACTTTTGAGGTGATTCGTGAAGGCGCAGGCAGTTTAGAACTGTTATATTGA
- the murB gene encoding UDP-N-acetylmuramate dehydrogenase, with protein MPVSLKNLTTFGIEATCAELYEVHSPEQIPSYHGILSEPHLILGGGSNILITKNLEIPVIAIRNQGIHIEQENQSNIWVKVGAGVVWDELVHWAVSNGFGGVENLSLIPGRVGAAPVQNIGAYGVEIANALKSVTAWDKFTQRFCQISVQDCQLGYRDSYFKQKGKDRFIITEVTLCLQKPPTYKPILSYGTVLEELRKNYLEPFTIQQVRDTIVEIRRTKLPDPKVTGNAGSFFKNPIISYEQFVELQKDFPAIVHYRVHNEIKLAAGWLIEQIGWKGYRQGDVGCHPKQALVLVNYGKATGTEVWELAQKIQQSIFQKFNVKLEPEVNVY; from the coding sequence ATGCCCGTCTCTTTAAAAAATCTCACCACTTTTGGAATTGAAGCTACTTGCGCTGAACTATATGAAGTACATTCACCGGAACAAATACCATCCTATCATGGAATATTGTCAGAACCACATTTGATTTTAGGTGGTGGAAGTAATATTCTGATTACCAAAAATTTAGAAATTCCGGTTATTGCTATCCGGAACCAAGGAATCCACATAGAACAAGAAAACCAGTCAAATATATGGGTGAAAGTTGGTGCTGGAGTAGTTTGGGACGAGTTGGTTCATTGGGCAGTATCAAATGGTTTTGGGGGCGTTGAAAATCTATCGCTAATACCCGGCCGCGTAGGAGCTGCACCCGTTCAAAATATTGGTGCTTACGGAGTTGAAATTGCAAACGCCTTAAAATCAGTAACTGCGTGGGATAAATTTACCCAAAGATTCTGCCAAATTTCCGTACAGGATTGCCAATTAGGCTATCGAGACAGCTATTTTAAGCAAAAAGGTAAAGATAGATTTATAATCACAGAAGTAACACTTTGCCTACAGAAACCTCCTACCTACAAACCTATCTTAAGTTATGGTACTGTTTTAGAAGAGCTTAGGAAAAACTATCTTGAGCCATTTACGATTCAACAAGTTCGGGATACGATAGTCGAAATTCGCCGTACGAAACTTCCTGACCCAAAAGTTACCGGAAATGCAGGCAGCTTTTTCAAAAACCCGATTATCTCCTATGAACAATTTGTTGAACTGCAAAAAGATTTTCCAGCGATAGTTCATTATCGAGTTCATAATGAAATTAAATTAGCTGCGGGTTGGCTTATCGAACAAATAGGCTGGAAAGGGTACCGGCAAGGTGATGTTGGTTGCCACCCCAAGCAAGCCTTAGTGCTGGTAAACTACGGAAAAGCCACCGGCACCGAAGTATGGGAACTCGCCCAAAAAATTCAACAAAGTATTTTCCAGAAGTTCAACGTAAAGTTAGAACCGGAAGTAAATGTTTACTAA
- a CDS encoding biotin/lipoyl-binding protein, with amino-acid sequence MIRKVLIANRGEIACRVIHTCARLGIQTVAVYSEADTNSPHVQQADEAVCIGAAPSIDSYLNQTRIIEAAKLSGADAIHPGYGFLSENEHFALSCEQAGIIFIGPTSAAITCIGSKKKAKDLAIAHNVPVVPGYHGEEQATDKLAEEALKIGFPILIKAAAGGGGKGMRVVQHENELLHGIESAKREALAAFGNDTLLLERYFETVRHIEIQIMGDTHGNLVYLHERECSIQRRHQKIIEEAPSPALLTKPELRQAMGEAAIRIAKAANYTNAGTVEFILTPDDKFYFLEVNTRLQVEHPVTEAITGLDLVEWQIMISEGEKIPLKQSEIPLNGAAVEVRLYAESPDNQFLPCTGTIHRWKTSPYARIDSGVTEGNEISIYYDPMIAKVITWGKNRQDANRLMSKVLAETIILGLTTNLSFLKNLIEHPQYLSGNLNTRFVQDYRTELLSPIQATLPIEVQIAALWCCILNDRNAQVNLPGIPAGWRNNPFDKTTRRFSWINKNVEYAESVCYNLNGDSQICIKLDGQFASSNLLAYSEEAIRFTFGNRQYHFDYYIYEKQIGLQNISLGNYELIIVPRFIEPVNIEHENSYHSPMPGKILRVLVEAGQRVQAGEALLIMESMKMENTVRAHTDGVVKAIYVAAGAVVAAATQLIEME; translated from the coding sequence ATGATTCGGAAGGTTTTAATAGCTAATCGTGGAGAGATTGCGTGCAGAGTTATACATACCTGTGCTCGCTTGGGAATTCAAACAGTTGCGGTGTATTCAGAAGCAGATACAAATTCACCCCATGTTCAGCAAGCAGATGAAGCCGTTTGTATTGGCGCAGCCCCCAGTATAGATTCTTACTTGAATCAAACACGCATTATCGAGGCAGCAAAGTTATCAGGCGCAGATGCTATTCACCCCGGATATGGATTTCTTTCTGAAAATGAACACTTTGCGCTCTCTTGTGAACAAGCCGGGATTATATTTATCGGTCCAACTTCAGCAGCCATAACTTGCATAGGTTCTAAAAAAAAGGCTAAAGATTTAGCTATTGCTCACAATGTACCGGTAGTGCCGGGCTATCACGGAGAAGAACAGGCCACAGATAAATTAGCCGAAGAAGCTCTCAAAATCGGATTTCCCATATTAATTAAAGCAGCAGCCGGAGGCGGCGGAAAAGGAATGAGGGTCGTTCAGCATGAAAATGAACTTTTGCACGGAATAGAAAGTGCCAAACGTGAAGCCTTAGCCGCTTTCGGCAATGATACGCTACTGCTTGAACGTTATTTTGAAACCGTTAGGCACATAGAAATACAAATTATGGGAGATACTCACGGTAACTTAGTGTATCTCCATGAAAGAGAATGCTCTATTCAACGCCGGCATCAAAAAATCATAGAAGAAGCACCTTCGCCGGCATTATTAACGAAACCGGAACTTCGCCAAGCGATGGGCGAAGCAGCTATCAGAATCGCAAAAGCAGCAAACTATACAAATGCCGGAACAGTAGAGTTTATCTTGACACCAGACGATAAATTTTACTTTTTAGAAGTAAACACCCGTTTGCAGGTAGAACATCCCGTAACCGAAGCTATTACCGGCTTAGACTTAGTAGAATGGCAAATTATGATTTCTGAAGGAGAAAAAATCCCCCTAAAACAATCAGAAATACCGCTAAATGGTGCTGCTGTTGAAGTACGACTATATGCAGAATCACCTGACAATCAGTTTCTTCCTTGTACAGGAACAATCCATCGTTGGAAAACATCCCCGTATGCACGAATAGATTCAGGAGTTACCGAAGGAAATGAAATATCTATCTATTATGACCCGATGATTGCTAAGGTTATTACTTGGGGAAAAAACCGGCAAGATGCCAACAGATTAATGTCCAAGGTATTAGCCGAAACCATCATACTTGGCTTAACTACAAATCTATCTTTTTTGAAAAACCTAATAGAACACCCGCAGTATTTATCCGGAAACCTAAATACCCGTTTTGTTCAAGATTATCGAACTGAACTCCTTTCTCCTATTCAGGCAACCCTTCCCATTGAAGTACAGATAGCTGCACTTTGGTGCTGTATTTTAAATGACCGAAACGCGCAAGTCAATTTACCCGGTATTCCCGCCGGCTGGCGAAATAATCCTTTTGATAAAACTACTCGCCGCTTTTCTTGGATAAATAAAAATGTAGAATACGCTGAATCAGTTTGTTATAATTTAAATGGAGATTCTCAAATCTGTATTAAGTTAGACGGACAATTCGCTTCTTCCAACCTATTGGCTTATTCAGAAGAAGCTATTCGCTTTACTTTTGGGAATAGACAGTATCACTTTGATTATTATATTTACGAGAAACAGATTGGTTTACAGAATATTAGCTTAGGAAACTATGAGTTAATAATAGTACCGAGATTTATTGAACCGGTAAATATAGAGCACGAAAACAGCTATCATTCTCCGATGCCGGGTAAAATACTGCGGGTATTAGTGGAGGCCGGCCAAAGAGTACAGGCAGGAGAAGCACTGTTGATTATGGAATCTATGAAAATGGAAAACACAGTTCGGGCACATACAGATGGAGTTGTGAAGGCTATCTATGTAGCGGCGGGTGCTGTTGTGGCTGCCGCTACACAACTGATAGAAATGGAATAA
- a CDS encoding DUF1987 domain-containing protein, translated as MRNLVIEPTPKTPKVILNADINVFEVSGRSIPEDSVGFYRKILDWLDEYAQNPNPKTNFKFQLEYFNTSSSKCILDVFRRLERLHKNGRQIVITWCYDADDEDMEETGEDYKALLDVPFDLVTI; from the coding sequence GTGAGAAATCTTGTTATTGAACCCACACCAAAGACCCCAAAGGTCATACTGAACGCCGACATTAATGTCTTTGAAGTCTCAGGCAGATCAATCCCTGAAGATTCAGTCGGGTTTTATCGAAAAATATTGGACTGGCTCGATGAATACGCCCAGAACCCTAATCCAAAGACAAATTTTAAATTTCAATTAGAATACTTTAACACAAGTTCCTCTAAGTGTATTTTAGACGTATTCAGAAGATTAGAACGGTTACATAAAAATGGTCGTCAAATCGTTATCACTTGGTGCTATGACGCAGACGATGAAGATATGGAAGAGACCGGCGAAGACTACAAAGCTCTTTTAGACGTACCTTTTGACTTAGTTACAATCTGA
- a CDS encoding SiaB family protein kinase yields the protein MTYSYYKNMQANNIIFVYQGEVTADLVSSVLQMMENKLDGDNEDKKVKRKVFNVMVECLQNVYHHLDSLEVAEITDDSLINDRTALLMIGKEDKDYYVITGNHILNDRVKDVQGKLERVNNSNKEELKALYQDILSNEQMSSKGTAGLGMIDIARKSGQKLGYDFHYVNEKYSFFSLEAKISRVQE from the coding sequence ATGACCTATAGCTATTATAAAAATATGCAAGCGAATAACATCATCTTTGTTTATCAAGGAGAAGTTACCGCTGACTTAGTATCCTCTGTACTCCAAATGATGGAAAACAAGCTTGACGGGGATAATGAAGATAAAAAAGTAAAACGAAAAGTATTTAACGTCATGGTTGAATGCCTCCAAAATGTATATCATCACTTAGACTCCCTTGAAGTTGCAGAGATTACAGACGATTCATTAATCAATGATAGAACAGCTCTCTTAATGATTGGAAAAGAAGATAAAGATTACTACGTTATTACCGGAAACCATATTCTTAATGACCGTGTAAAAGACGTTCAGGGAAAACTTGAACGTGTAAATAACTCCAATAAAGAGGAGCTAAAGGCACTTTATCAAGACATTTTGTCTAACGAACAGATGTCTTCTAAGGGTACTGCCGGTTTGGGAATGATTGACATCGCTAGAAAATCCGGCCAAAAATTAGGCTACGACTTTCACTATGTAAATGAAAAATATTCCTTTTTTAGTTTAGAGGCTAAAATCTCAAGAGTACAAGAATAA
- a CDS encoding DUF1987 domain-containing protein — protein sequence MKPLKIEPTHKTPHVHLNAESGVFEIGGRSIPEDSVGFYKKIIDWIDEYGGSPLPLTEFKFELEYFNTSSSKNILEILKRLEKIHSDINIVKIIWYYEEDDEDMEETGEDYKVLISVPFELVMKVY from the coding sequence ATAAAGCCTTTAAAGATAGAACCAACCCATAAGACACCCCACGTGCATTTAAATGCTGAATCAGGTGTTTTTGAAATAGGAGGCCGCTCAATCCCTGAGGATTCGGTCGGATTTTATAAGAAAATTATTGACTGGATTGATGAGTACGGTGGTTCACCTCTCCCGCTCACCGAATTCAAATTCGAATTAGAATACTTCAACACAAGTTCTTCCAAAAATATTTTGGAAATATTAAAACGATTGGAAAAAATCCACTCAGATATTAATATCGTTAAAATTATCTGGTACTATGAAGAAGACGATGAAGATATGGAGGAAACCGGCGAAGACTATAAAGTACTTATTTCAGTTCCGTTTGAGCTTGTGATGAAAGTGTATTAA
- a CDS encoding SiaB family protein kinase, with the protein MNIDILSINRYKTPNPMGFLYPCYREMFENNIIFQFNGIVTSDLVVSVLKIMGDMLEDNGADRKVSKKVFNVMVECFQGVYQEVEKDDPKFDPTAILLVKKLGVVYYVSTGRFIETSLCNEISSFIDSINAMDTASIKSYYKELLVSELNSSANLTKLGIIDIARKSRQTLAYDFENVNDTYSFFSLEAKISANLL; encoded by the coding sequence ATGAATATTGACATTCTCTCCATAAATCGATACAAGACACCTAACCCTATGGGGTTTCTGTATCCCTGTTACCGGGAGATGTTTGAGAACAACATTATCTTTCAGTTTAACGGTATCGTAACCAGCGACTTAGTTGTGAGCGTACTTAAAATTATGGGAGATATGTTGGAAGATAACGGAGCAGACAGAAAGGTTTCTAAGAAAGTGTTCAACGTTATGGTTGAATGTTTTCAGGGTGTTTATCAAGAAGTTGAAAAAGACGACCCAAAATTTGACCCAACCGCAATATTACTTGTAAAAAAATTAGGAGTTGTTTATTACGTATCTACTGGCCGCTTTATAGAGACATCTCTTTGTAACGAAATATCCAGTTTCATTGACTCTATAAATGCTATGGATACAGCTAGTATAAAAAGCTACTATAAAGAACTATTAGTTAGTGAGCTAAATAGTTCAGCAAACTTGACTAAGTTAGGGATCATTGATATTGCCCGTAAATCACGCCAGACCTTGGCTTATGACTTTGAAAACGTAAATGACACTTATTCTTTTTTTAGTTTGGAAGCTAAAATTTCTGCAAATTTGCTGTAA